The Salvelinus namaycush isolate Seneca chromosome 8, SaNama_1.0, whole genome shotgun sequence genome has a segment encoding these proteins:
- the LOC120051752 gene encoding acyl-coenzyme A thioesterase 1-like: MCQMGVIPVLTVKPWRALFDEKFHVVVGNLPPTQEVTLHSLHQSEDTDYWEAFGHYVSDAQGRVTVFKDPSVGGTYEGVEPMGLLWSMRPIPGSRPELRLRKKEVHTPMVVHISVYRGHMSQGFREQVALASVVTERWYMAPGVRRVDITEGGVTGTLFLPPGPGPFPGVLDMWGGSGGLVEYRAALLASHGFAAMALLYVFPDQHKNATIGYPYFEAAFRLLQDHPLVAADRIALLGLSLGVTVVLSITAYSEAVKPRCCVCISGSHACRIGATQSVEETSQGIHKKYAKARTDEENRLIWRDVLLPIPEDIDLKVEMGRITCPLLLVVGQDDQNWAAVESADDVSYVWFAYGKHHASYMQFKKPLKCNGKM; this comes from the exons ATGTGTCAGATGGGTGTGATTCCTGTGTTGACTGTAAAACCATGGAGAGCCCTCTTTGATGAGAAGTTCCATGTGGTTGTGGGGAACTTACCACCGACACAGGAGGTCACACTACATTCTTTACATCAGTCTGAAGACACAGACTACTGGGAGGCGTTTGGGCACTATGTCAGTGATGCTCAGGGAAGGGTCACAG TCTTCAAGGATCCAAGTGTAGGGGGGACATATGAGGGTGTTGAGCCCATGGGTCTGTTGTGGAGCATGAGACCAATACCTGGCAGTAGACCGGAACTCAG GTTGAGAAAGAAGGAGGTCCACACTCCCATGGTGGTGCACATCTCTGTGTACAGGGGACACATGAGTCAGGGGTTCAGAGAGCAGGTGGCCCTGGCGAGTGTCGTCACAGAGCGCTGGTACATGGCCCCTGGAGTCCGCAGGGTCGACATCACAGAGGGAGGGGTCACAGGGACCCTGTTCCTGCCACCAG GTCCCGGACCCTTCCCCGGAGTTTTAGACATGTGGGGAGGTAGTGGCGGCCTGGTGGAATATAGAGCGGCTCTCTTGGCATCCCACGGCTTTGCTGCCATGGCGCTACTTTACGTCTTCCCAGACCAACATAAAAATGCTACCATTGGCTACCCTTACTTTGAG GCTGCATTCAGACTACTGCaggatcaccctctagtggccgcTGACAGAATTGCGCTGCTTGGCCTTTCCCTTGGCGTTACAGTGGTTCTATCCATCACTGCTTACTCAGAAGCTGTCAAA CCTAGATGTTGTGTGTGCATCAGTGGCAGCCATGCGTGTCGAATTGGAGCCACCCAGTCCGTTGAGGAAACATCTCAGGGTATACACAA AAAATATGCAAAGGCCCGTACTGATGAGGAGAATCGCCTCATCTGGAGGGACGTTCTTCTACCTATTCCAGAAGATATAGACCTGAAAGTGGAA ATGGGGAGGATAACATGTCCTCTGCTGCTGGTTGTTGGACAAGatgatcagaattgggctgctgtTGAATCAGCTGATGATGTGAGCTACGTCTGGTTTGCCTATGGAAAACATCATGCTTCATACATGCAGTTTAAAAAACCTCTTAAATGTAATGGCAAAATGTAG